A section of the Triticum dicoccoides isolate Atlit2015 ecotype Zavitan chromosome 7A, WEW_v2.0, whole genome shotgun sequence genome encodes:
- the LOC119331283 gene encoding thylakoid lumenal 19 kDa protein, chloroplastic-like, with product MTMLASLFSPSPLLTTAASTSSSATSQPAPQTVRLPAPRPLTATLAAAAAAGLLLLTPAAPSHAEAEFKVYYGTAASAANYGGYGGNANKRDAAEYVYDVPEGWKERLVSKVEKGTNGTDSEFFNPRKRSEREYLTFLSGFRKLAPVGAVLDNLALSDVGLQDQISSADDVTSAERKDADGQVYYEYEVAGAGAHSLISVTCARNKLYAHFVTAPNPEWGRDEAVLRRLHQSFKTVDFSGQD from the coding sequence ATGACCATGCTCGCTTCCCTCttctccccctctcctctcctcaccaccgccgcctccacctcctcgtctGCCACCTCGCAGCCAGCGCCACAGACTGTGAGGCTCCCGGCTCCCAGGCCGCTCACCGCCACACTGGCCGCGGCAGCCGCGGCCGGTCTCCTCCTGCTGACCCCCGCGGCGCCGTCGCACGCGGAGGCGGAGTTCAAGGTGTACTACGGCACGGCGGCGAGCGCGGCCAACTACGGCGGGTACGGCGGCAACGCGAACAAGAGGGACGCGGCGGAGTACGTGTACGACGTGCCCGAGGGGTGGAAGGAGCGACTGGTGTCAAAGGTGGAGAAGGGCACCAACGGCACGGACAGCGAGTTCTTCAACCCGCGCAAGCGCTCCGAGCGGGAGTACCTCACCTTCCTCTCCGGGTTCCGCAAGCTGGCCCCCGTCGGCGCCGTGCTCGACAACCTCGCCCTCTCTGACGTCGGGCTGCAGGACCAGATCTCGTCGGCGGACGACGTGACATCGGCGGAGCGGAAGGACGCGGACGGGCAGGTGTACTACGAGTACGAGGTGGCTGGCGCCGGCGCGCACAGCCTCATCTCCGTGACGTGCGCCCGGAACAAGCTGTACGCGCACTTCGTCACGGCGCCCAACCCCGAGTGGGGGCGCGACGAGGCCGTCCTCCGCCGCCTGCACCAGTCCTTCAAGACCGTCGACTTCAGCGGCCAAGATTAA